A window of Cryomorphaceae bacterium genomic DNA:
GAGCCAGCCAAAAGGGCGCAACGCGTTGAGTGGGCCGGATGTCCGCCTCCCGCGCCACCACTACGGCTAAATCTGCAAGACTGCACCACTCACCCGACAGCATAAACTTGTCGTTCAACACATCATTACGAATGGCAAGCACCGCCGCGCGGGCCACATCGCGCACGTCAAGCCAGTCAAAACCGCCGGGTGTAAGCATCGGTATGCGCCTTTGCAACAATCGCTGAACAAGCTGACCAGTATATCCCGGTTTAAAATCAAAAGGCCCGATGACAGCCGTGGGATTGAATACCGTGGTTCGCAGCCCCTGGTGACGCGCCGTAATAACCCGTTGTTCTGCTATGGACTTGCTTCGATCATAGGCTGAGCCACCGACGGCGTGGTAAGGGCTTTGTTCATTCATTACCCCATTGCTGCCCGGTGATTCGTGGGCGTGCACCGAGCTGAAGTAATACAGCGGGATACCGGCTTTGAGACAGGCCTCAATAGCA
This region includes:
- a CDS encoding NAD-dependent epimerase/dehydratase family protein, with the protein product MKTIAVTGASGHLGNVLCRELLREGFAVRVAVHHDLRALEGLPVERVQCNVLHPAHLDELLKGADLLCHLAAVVSVDDGRNKTLAQTNIQGTDHAIEACLKAGIPLYYFSSVHAHESPGSNGVMNEQSPYHAVGGSAYDRSKSIAEQRVITARHQGLRTTVFNPTAVIGPFDFKPGYTGQLVQRLLQRRIPMLTPGGFDWLDVRDVARAAVLAIRNDVLNDKFMLSGEWCSLADLAVVVAREADIRPTQRVAPFWLAHVGLPFVQNWNRLRNEPLLYTRNALRTIQSSCRNVDSSRARDILNWQPRPLPETVRDTVEWFQGGD